The Humulus lupulus chromosome 3, drHumLupu1.1, whole genome shotgun sequence genome window below encodes:
- the LOC133823482 gene encoding probable sarcosine oxidase → MEYSTEEFDVIVIGAGVMGSSTAYQTARRGQKTLLLEQYDFLHHRGSSHGESRTIRATYPEDYYTDLVLESYALWEQAESEIGYKVYFKAHQFDMGPSDSKILRAVIASYRRKSLPHRALNSQQVAEQFSGRIQIPENWVGVYSDKGGVIKPSKAVSMFQTLALKNGAVLKDNSEVKEIKKIGGENDGVLVTIASGESFRGKKCVVTVGAWTRKLVKTVCGVELPIQPLETTVSYWRIKEGYVSDYAIDNGFPSFAGYGDPYICGTPSFEYPGLIKVGIHGGYPCDPDKRPWRPGMSLGAMKEWIQKRFSGRVDSSKPITTQLCMYSMTPDEDFVLDFLGGEFGKDVVMGGGFSGHGFKMAPAVARLLADLALTGETKGNGLKYFRIGRFVENPKGNVKEYSEEQINNCGWI, encoded by the coding sequence ATGGAATATTCCACCGAAGAATTCGACGTTATAGTCATTGGCGCCGGAGTCATGGGAAGCTCCACCGCTTATCAAACCGCAAGGAGAGGCCAAAAAACTCTCCTCTTAGAACAATATGATTTCCTCCACCACCGTGGCTCCTCCCACGGTGAGTCACGCACCATACGGGCAACGTACCCGGAGGACTACTACACTGATCTCGTCCTTGAGTCCTACGCTCTCTGGGAACAGGCCGAGTCTGAAATCGGCTACAAGGTCTACTTCAAGGCCCACCAGTTTGACATGGGCCCATCCGATTCCAAAATCCTCAGGGCCGTCATCGCCAGCTACCGCAGAAAATCCCTCCCTCACCGGGCCTTAAACAGCCAACAAGTAGCCGAGCAATTTTCGGGTCGGATTCAGATACCTGAAAACTGGGTCGGGGTTTACTCGGACAAAGGCGGGGTAATTAAGCCATCTAAGGCTGTTTCCATGTTCCAAACTCTTGCTTTGAAAAACGGCGCCGTATTGAAGGACAACTCCGAAGTTAAAGAAATCAAGAAGATAGGCGGAGAAAACGACGGCGTTTTGGTCACCATCGCTAGTGGCGAGAGTTTCCGCGGAAAGAAATGCGTGGTGACAGTAGGGGCTTGGACTAGGAAGTTAGTTAAAACGGTATGCGGGGTTGAATTACCGATTCAGCCCTTGGAGACCACCGTGAGTTACTGGCGAATCAAAGAGGGTTATGTATCCGATTACGCCATCGACAACGGTTTCCCGTCATTCGCAGGCTACGGAGATCCATACATATGCGGAACGCCATCGTTCGAGTACCCGGGTCTGATTAAGGTTGGGATCCACGGCGGGTACCCTTGCGATCCAGATAAAAGGCCGTGGCGACCTGGGATGTCTCTCGGGGCCATGAAGGAGTGGATTCAGAAGCGGTTTTCGGGTAGGGTAGATTCAAGCAAACCGATTACAACCCAGTTGTGCATGTACTCAATGACCCCAGATGAGGATTTTGTGTTGGACTTCTTGGGTGGGGAGTTTGGAAAAGATGTGGTGATGGGTGGTGGGTTTTCGGGTCACGGGTTCAAGATGGCACCAGCGGTGGCTAGGTTGTTGGCCGATCTGGCGTTGACCGGGGAAACCAAGGGAAATGGCCTCAAGTACTTTAGGATAGGAAGGTTTGTGGAGAACCCGAAAGGTAATGTCAAAGAATATTCCGAGGAGCAAATAAATAATTGTGGGTGGATATGA